Proteins from a single region of Stappia sp. ES.058:
- a CDS encoding cisplatin damage response ATP-dependent DNA ligase translates to MIRFARLLDRLSFEPRRSAKLALMREHFVETPDPERGLALAALTGGLSFRHAKPAMLRALVSERVDPHLFALSYDFVGDLSETIALIWPGETADDAAPPALEEVVAKLEGARRGDVPALIAGWLDALDETGRWALLKLVTGGLRVGVSARLAKTAVAGLGPLEPDDIEEVWHGLDPPYEALFAWALGTGARPRSDDPVPFRPPMLAHPAEDRDLEAYTPETFAVEWKWDGIRVQAAAGRDGEGALRRRLYSRTGDDLSAAFPDLVEALDVEAVIDGELLVIIDGEVRSFNALQQRLNRKTVTAKLMASHPAAIRAYDLLSLDGEDLRDLAFRDRRVRLEAFVARLASPRIDLSPLVEAENLDALARARNAPETLHAGADAQAIEGLMLKRWASGYVPGRPRGEWYKWKRDPHRIDAVLMYAQRGHGKRSSFYSDYTFGVWRAAGDGGEGDEELVPVGKAYFGFTDDELAEIDRFVRQNTVNRFGPVREVRHDTDVGLVLEIAFEGLNRSTRHKSGVAMRFPRVARLRFDKPPAEADRIEALEALLPADERAPEKPKIAGRG, encoded by the coding sequence ATGATCCGTTTCGCCCGTCTTCTGGACCGCCTGTCGTTCGAGCCGCGCCGCAGCGCCAAGCTCGCGCTGATGCGCGAGCATTTCGTCGAGACGCCCGATCCGGAACGCGGGCTTGCGCTGGCCGCGCTCACCGGCGGACTGTCGTTTCGCCATGCCAAGCCGGCGATGTTGCGCGCGCTTGTTTCCGAACGCGTCGATCCGCATCTCTTCGCGCTGTCCTATGATTTCGTCGGCGATCTGTCGGAGACCATCGCGCTGATCTGGCCGGGCGAGACGGCAGACGATGCCGCGCCGCCGGCTCTGGAAGAGGTTGTGGCAAAGCTCGAGGGGGCAAGGCGCGGCGACGTTCCGGCGCTCATTGCCGGCTGGCTCGATGCGCTGGACGAGACCGGGCGCTGGGCGCTTTTGAAGCTGGTGACGGGCGGATTGCGCGTCGGTGTATCGGCTCGGCTTGCCAAGACGGCGGTTGCCGGTCTCGGCCCGCTAGAGCCGGATGATATCGAGGAGGTCTGGCACGGGCTTGATCCGCCCTATGAAGCGCTCTTCGCCTGGGCGCTGGGGACCGGCGCACGCCCGCGCTCCGACGATCCGGTGCCCTTTCGTCCGCCGATGCTGGCGCATCCGGCGGAAGACCGCGATCTGGAGGCCTACACGCCGGAGACCTTCGCCGTGGAATGGAAATGGGACGGCATCCGCGTGCAGGCGGCGGCGGGTCGCGACGGAGAGGGCGCGTTGCGCCGGCGGCTTTACTCGCGCACCGGCGACGATCTCTCCGCCGCCTTTCCCGATCTCGTCGAGGCGCTCGATGTGGAGGCGGTGATCGACGGCGAATTGCTTGTGATCATCGATGGCGAGGTTCGCTCCTTCAACGCGTTGCAGCAGCGGCTCAACCGCAAGACCGTGACGGCGAAGCTGATGGCCTCTCACCCGGCGGCGATCCGCGCCTATGACCTGCTGTCGCTGGATGGCGAGGATCTGCGCGATCTTGCCTTTCGCGACAGGCGGGTGCGGCTGGAAGCGTTCGTCGCACGGCTCGCCTCGCCGCGCATCGACCTGTCGCCGCTTGTCGAGGCTGAAAATCTCGATGCACTGGCGAGAGCGCGCAATGCGCCGGAAACCCTGCATGCGGGCGCGGATGCGCAGGCCATCGAGGGGCTGATGCTGAAGCGCTGGGCGTCCGGTTATGTGCCCGGCCGCCCCAGAGGCGAGTGGTACAAATGGAAGCGCGACCCGCACCGGATCGATGCGGTGCTGATGTATGCGCAGCGCGGCCACGGCAAGCGCTCGTCGTTTTACTCCGACTACACCTTCGGGGTGTGGCGCGCGGCCGGCGACGGCGGGGAGGGAGACGAGGAGCTCGTGCCGGTCGGCAAGGCCTATTTCGGCTTCACCGACGACGAACTGGCGGAGATCGACCGTTTCGTGCGGCAGAACACCGTCAACCGCTTCGGTCCCGTGCGCGAGGTGCGCCATGATACGGACGTCGGGCTGGTGCTCGAGATCGCCTTCGAGGGGCTGAACCGCTCGACGCGGCACAAGTCCGGCGTGGCGATGCGCTTTCCCCGGGTGGCGCGGCTCAGGTTCGACAAGCCGCCGGCGGAGGCCGACCGCATCGAAGCGCTGGAAGCGCTGCTTCCGGCCGACGAGCGCGCGCCCGAAAAACCGAAAATCGCGGGCAGGGGATGA
- a CDS encoding 2-hydroxychromene-2-carboxylate isomerase: protein MQRIIDYYYTHASPWAYLGHDAFLTLADKREYAVRFRPVSLTTVFAETGGLPLAKRHPVRQAYRLVELQRWRAYRNIPLTLKPAHFPVNPELADRIALAIAVDGGPVAAYSLAVFQALWTDELDIAQENVHRAILDRLGLNADATLAQAGEKPIIERYMANQAEAIETGVFGSPSYVLNGEVFWGQDRLDLLDTALADGRAPFVAP from the coding sequence ATGCAGCGCATTATCGATTATTACTATACGCACGCCTCACCCTGGGCCTATCTCGGCCATGACGCGTTTTTGACACTTGCCGACAAGCGTGAATACGCCGTGCGGTTTCGTCCTGTTTCGCTGACCACGGTGTTCGCTGAAACCGGCGGGCTTCCGCTTGCCAAGCGCCATCCGGTGCGCCAGGCCTATCGTCTGGTGGAACTGCAGCGCTGGCGTGCCTATCGCAACATTCCGCTGACCCTGAAGCCCGCGCATTTTCCGGTGAACCCGGAACTCGCCGACCGCATCGCGCTGGCGATCGCGGTGGACGGCGGACCGGTGGCGGCCTACTCGCTGGCCGTGTTCCAGGCGCTTTGGACGGATGAACTGGATATCGCACAGGAAAACGTGCATCGCGCAATCCTTGACCGGCTCGGGCTGAATGCTGACGCGACGCTCGCCCAGGCGGGTGAAAAGCCCATCATCGAACGCTACATGGCCAATCAGGCGGAGGCGATCGAAACCGGTGTCTTTGGGTCGCCGAGCTATGTGTTGAACGGCGAGGTGTTCTGGGGGCAGGACCGTCTCGACCTGCTGGATACGGCACTTGCCGACGGCCGCGCCCCCTTCGTCGCGCCGTAA
- a CDS encoding thioesterase family protein, translating to MAAIETLYSFVNCWECDENDHLNVQFYLARFEEADRQFRLLSGLSDALAGPRRARHMRYHEELYSGDTLVMHSHVAFDGPYMLTVVHELRRSADNVLAATATDGYAPADSVARELRRRFQDVSAPMPDAALPRSLGTAAETSSVTVKQLEAAGGRIVHRATVLPRHAGPDGRADDAFALSCFTEGAPHVWNMTPMTDAWLTERGFGRVAVEMKLAWTGPIKPGDPVVTHSGLTGAAKSTFSFRHHLFEARTHRLAAVCDVVALTMDLKTRSAVALDDEVRADILKHVLKA from the coding sequence ATGGCCGCTATCGAGACTTTGTATTCTTTTGTGAATTGCTGGGAATGCGATGAAAACGATCATCTGAACGTTCAATTCTATCTGGCGCGCTTCGAGGAAGCCGACCGGCAGTTCCGCCTGTTGAGCGGACTGAGCGATGCCCTGGCGGGCCCGCGCCGGGCGCGGCATATGCGCTATCACGAAGAGCTGTATTCCGGCGACACGCTGGTCATGCACAGCCATGTCGCTTTCGACGGTCCCTATATGCTCACGGTGGTGCACGAGTTGCGCCGCAGCGCCGACAATGTTCTCGCCGCAACGGCGACCGACGGCTACGCCCCCGCCGACAGCGTCGCGCGCGAATTGCGCCGCCGTTTTCAGGACGTCAGCGCACCGATGCCGGACGCCGCACTGCCGCGCAGCCTGGGCACCGCCGCGGAAACAAGTTCGGTGACCGTGAAACAGCTGGAGGCCGCGGGCGGGCGTATCGTGCATCGCGCCACCGTGCTGCCGCGCCATGCCGGACCGGACGGACGCGCCGACGATGCCTTTGCGCTGTCCTGCTTCACCGAAGGGGCGCCGCATGTGTGGAACATGACACCGATGACAGACGCCTGGCTCACCGAGCGAGGGTTCGGGCGTGTCGCGGTGGAGATGAAGCTCGCCTGGACCGGTCCGATCAAGCCCGGCGATCCGGTGGTCACCCACAGCGGGCTGACGGGGGCCGCGAAATCCACCTTCTCCTTCCGCCATCACCTGTTCGAGGCACGCACGCACCGGCTGGCGGCGGTGTGCGACGTCGTGGCGCTGACGATGGATCTCAAGACGCGCAGCGCCGTCGCGCTCGATGACGAGGTCCGCGCCGATATTCTCAAGCATGTGCTGAAGGCCTGA
- a CDS encoding alpha/beta hydrolase: MAAMGFDFGHRGEASVETLDFNRDLIHRLTLLPDQWAFAPSLIREKRAEGLGPFPCPPRDPDAEIRSIPGPHGDIGLRILRPKTRACEGAYLHIHGGGWTLGAADEQDPRLREITENTGLAVVSCDYRLAPEHPYPHAPDDCEAAALWLHEHGGREFGKARFAIGGESAGANLAAATLLRLRDRHGLGRLFSAAVFVCGCFDLRLTPSARAWGSQKLVLNTRDLTMFVRHYLARGGDPAAPDISPMMGTLDGLVPAHFVVGDADPLLDDTLFMAARWRAAGNRADLSVHPGGCHVFQHFPLAIAEESNRAIDAFLQEIPPSD, translated from the coding sequence ATGGCTGCAATGGGGTTCGACTTCGGCCACCGGGGCGAGGCCAGCGTGGAAACGCTCGACTTCAACCGTGACCTGATTCACCGGCTGACGCTTCTGCCGGATCAATGGGCTTTCGCACCATCGCTCATTCGCGAAAAAAGGGCGGAGGGGCTCGGTCCCTTTCCGTGTCCTCCGCGCGATCCGGATGCAGAGATCAGATCGATCCCCGGCCCTCACGGCGACATCGGCCTGCGCATCCTGCGCCCGAAAACGCGCGCCTGCGAGGGGGCTTATCTGCACATCCACGGTGGCGGATGGACGCTCGGAGCCGCCGACGAGCAGGACCCACGGCTGCGCGAAATCACTGAAAACACCGGACTGGCCGTCGTGTCCTGCGACTACAGGCTTGCCCCGGAACACCCTTACCCGCACGCGCCGGACGATTGCGAGGCGGCGGCGCTTTGGCTGCATGAACACGGGGGACGGGAATTCGGCAAGGCGCGCTTCGCCATCGGCGGGGAATCGGCAGGTGCCAACCTCGCGGCGGCAACCCTCCTGCGCCTGCGCGACCGGCACGGTCTCGGCCGCCTGTTTTCGGCCGCCGTCTTCGTTTGCGGCTGCTTCGACCTGCGGCTCACACCCAGCGCCCGCGCCTGGGGGAGCCAGAAGCTGGTGCTGAACACCCGTGACCTGACGATGTTCGTGCGCCACTATCTCGCACGCGGCGGCGATCCCGCCGCCCCCGACATTTCCCCGATGATGGGGACCCTGGACGGGCTGGTGCCGGCGCATTTCGTCGTCGGCGACGCCGACCCTCTGCTCGACGACACGCTGTTCATGGCCGCGCGCTGGCGGGCGGCGGGAAACCGGGCGGACCTTTCGGTTCATCCCGGCGGTTGCCATGTCTTTCAGCATTTTCCTCTTGCGATCGCGGAGGAAAGCAATCGGGCGATCGACGCATTCCTGCAGGAAATACCGCCCTCCGATTGA
- a CDS encoding secondary thiamine-phosphate synthase enzyme YjbQ — translation MTRSRLGLTDQAWTFEDDGLDLRQRMGRLVVATRGCGFYGIGRRIDDWLMEQTARDGAASIFLRHTSASLTIQENADPDVQADLLDALAGLAREDTPWRHRSEGPDDMPAHVKTMLTDVSLQVPVVAGRLDLGTWQEIYLVEHRRDPHQRSLTLRYLGT, via the coding sequence ATGACCCGTTCCCGACTCGGCCTGACCGACCAGGCCTGGACCTTCGAGGACGACGGCCTCGACCTGCGGCAGCGCATGGGTCGGCTTGTCGTCGCGACGCGCGGCTGCGGGTTTTACGGCATCGGCCGGCGGATCGACGACTGGCTCATGGAGCAGACTGCGCGCGACGGGGCGGCGTCGATCTTCCTGCGCCACACCTCCGCTTCGCTCACCATCCAGGAAAACGCCGACCCCGACGTTCAGGCGGATCTGCTCGATGCGCTTGCCGGCCTTGCGCGCGAGGATACGCCCTGGCGTCACCGCAGCGAAGGCCCTGACGACATGCCGGCCCATGTCAAGACGATGCTGACCGATGTCAGCCTGCAGGTGCCGGTGGTCGCCGGCCGGCTCGACCTCGGCACCTGGCAGGAGATCTACCTTGTGGAGCACCGCCGCGACCCCCACCAGCGCAGCCTGACGCTGCGCTATCTGGGAACCTGA
- the pip gene encoding prolyl aminopeptidase: protein MREPLFPPLEPYASGLLPVSDLHSIHYEECGNPDGVPVVMLHGGPGGGAGEIMRRFHDPEIYRIVLFDQRGCGRSTPHAELRENTTWDLVGDIEGLRSHLGIERWQVFGGSWGSTLSLAYAQTHPERVTSLVLRGIFLLRRAELLWFYQEGASWLYPDLFASYRDLIPEDEQNDLIAAYHRRLTGTDEAAQLEAARRWARWEGSTLSVLRNPQREEAFSDPHYALAFARIEAHYFANGGFFTHDDQLLRDIGKIRDIPGVIVHGRHDVVTPMKNAIDLAGAWPQADLRIVEDAGHAASEPGIVSELVAATRRFAAHR, encoded by the coding sequence ATGCGCGAGCCGCTTTTTCCGCCGCTGGAGCCCTATGCCTCCGGCCTGTTGCCCGTCAGCGACCTGCATTCCATCCACTATGAGGAATGCGGCAATCCGGACGGCGTGCCGGTCGTCATGCTGCACGGCGGGCCGGGCGGCGGAGCGGGCGAGATCATGCGCCGGTTTCACGATCCCGAGATCTATCGCATCGTCCTGTTCGACCAGCGCGGCTGCGGCCGCTCAACGCCACATGCGGAATTGCGCGAAAACACCACCTGGGATCTCGTCGGCGATATCGAGGGCCTGCGGTCGCATCTGGGCATCGAGCGCTGGCAGGTGTTCGGAGGATCCTGGGGCTCGACCCTGTCGCTCGCCTATGCGCAGACGCATCCCGAGAGGGTCACCTCGCTCGTCCTGCGGGGCATCTTCCTGCTGCGTCGCGCGGAACTGCTTTGGTTCTACCAGGAGGGCGCAAGCTGGCTCTATCCCGATCTTTTCGCGTCCTACCGGGACCTGATCCCAGAGGATGAACAAAACGACCTGATCGCCGCCTATCACCGCCGGCTGACCGGAACGGACGAAGCCGCTCAACTTGAAGCGGCAAGGCGATGGGCGCGCTGGGAAGGTTCGACGCTGTCGGTGCTGCGCAATCCGCAACGCGAGGAGGCCTTTTCGGATCCGCACTACGCCCTCGCCTTCGCGCGTATCGAGGCGCATTACTTCGCAAATGGCGGGTTCTTCACCCATGACGACCAGTTGTTGCGCGATATCGGCAAGATCCGCGATATCCCCGGCGTGATCGTGCACGGTCGGCATGATGTGGTCACGCCGATGAAGAACGCCATCGACCTCGCCGGTGCCTGGCCCCAGGCCGATCTTCGCATCGTCGAGGACGCGGGTCATGCGGCCAGCGAGCCGGGCATCGTCTCGGAACTGGTGGCGGCGACGCGCCGGTTCGCAGCCCACCGCTGA
- a CDS encoding sodium:solute symporter family protein, with the protein MSRPHPDDAFLANIGRIYGTYAGGFAAFVVLLAILEQMGVPDPIIGYLFVFCTLAVYAGIGIVTRTAQVSEYYVAGRRVPALYNGMATAADWMSGASFVGMAGTLYALGYDGLAYVVGWTGGYVLVAVLVAPYLRKFGAYTVPDFLAARFGGNLARLIGIVVLLACSFTYVVAQIYATGIIASRFLGISFEVAVYVGLAGILICSMLGGMRAVTWTQVAQYIVLIVAYMLPVAILSAQKFGFPVAQFTYGAVLQEIAVLEQDLLARGLASVETLKPHLTPFTSLDPLNFFALIACLMIGTASLPHILMRYFTTRSVRDARRSVAWSLLFIVLLFVTAPAYAAFAKLEIYQNVIGAGLDALPQWIHTYGKLGLVDICGVPAATADAVRAACAGVPGNEGVLRLPDLAIDRDVIVIAMPEIAGLPYVIAGLVAAGGLAASLSTADGLLLAIANAMSHDVYYRMLDKRAPASHRLVVARVLLVATAGLAAYVASTRPSDILSVVAWAFSLAAAGNFPAIVLGIWWRRCTSAGAIAGMIAGFGVTLYYLAMTQYGGMPEWFGVKNISAALFGLPVGFVVTILISLVTPAPSREVQALIDDIRKPSGGPVMKDGPL; encoded by the coding sequence ATGAGCCGCCCGCACCCCGACGACGCCTTTCTCGCCAACATCGGGCGGATCTACGGCACCTACGCGGGCGGGTTTGCGGCTTTCGTTGTGCTGCTTGCCATCCTCGAGCAGATGGGCGTTCCCGACCCGATCATCGGGTATCTCTTCGTCTTCTGCACCCTTGCCGTCTATGCCGGGATCGGCATCGTCACCCGCACCGCGCAGGTTTCCGAATACTATGTGGCCGGACGGCGCGTTCCCGCGCTCTACAACGGCATGGCGACGGCGGCCGACTGGATGTCCGGCGCCTCCTTCGTCGGCATGGCCGGCACGCTCTATGCGCTGGGTTACGACGGGCTGGCCTATGTGGTCGGCTGGACCGGCGGCTATGTGCTCGTTGCAGTGCTGGTCGCGCCCTACCTGCGCAAGTTCGGCGCCTATACGGTTCCCGATTTCCTCGCCGCGCGCTTTGGCGGAAATCTCGCCCGCCTCATCGGCATTGTCGTGCTCCTTGCCTGCTCGTTCACCTATGTGGTCGCGCAGATCTATGCGACAGGGATCATCGCCTCGCGGTTTCTCGGGATTTCCTTCGAGGTCGCGGTCTACGTCGGCCTTGCCGGCATCCTGATATGCTCGATGCTGGGCGGCATGCGCGCGGTCACCTGGACGCAGGTCGCGCAATACATTGTGCTGATCGTAGCCTACATGCTGCCCGTGGCGATCCTCTCGGCGCAGAAATTCGGCTTTCCCGTTGCCCAGTTCACCTATGGAGCGGTGCTTCAGGAGATCGCCGTTCTCGAGCAGGACCTGCTGGCGCGCGGGCTGGCGAGCGTGGAGACCCTGAAACCCCACCTTACCCCCTTCACCTCGCTCGATCCGCTGAACTTCTTCGCGCTGATCGCCTGCCTGATGATCGGCACGGCATCGCTGCCGCACATCTTGATGCGGTACTTCACGACGCGGTCCGTGCGCGATGCGCGCCGCTCGGTCGCATGGTCTCTGCTCTTCATCGTCCTGCTTTTCGTGACCGCGCCGGCCTATGCCGCCTTCGCCAAGCTGGAGATCTATCAAAACGTCATCGGTGCGGGTCTCGATGCCCTGCCGCAATGGATCCATACCTATGGCAAGCTGGGGCTTGTCGATATCTGCGGTGTCCCTGCCGCAACCGCCGATGCCGTGCGGGCGGCCTGCGCCGGCGTGCCCGGCAATGAAGGCGTGCTGCGGCTTCCCGATCTCGCCATCGACCGCGACGTGATCGTCATCGCCATGCCGGAAATCGCGGGACTGCCGTATGTGATCGCGGGCCTCGTGGCCGCCGGCGGTCTTGCCGCCTCGCTGTCGACGGCGGACGGACTGCTGCTTGCCATCGCCAATGCGATGAGCCACGACGTCTACTACCGCATGCTCGACAAACGCGCGCCGGCAAGCCACCGCCTGGTGGTGGCGCGCGTGCTTCTAGTGGCCACCGCGGGGCTGGCCGCCTACGTCGCCTCGACACGTCCCTCCGACATTTTGTCGGTCGTTGCATGGGCGTTTTCGCTTGCCGCCGCCGGCAACTTCCCGGCGATCGTGCTCGGCATCTGGTGGCGGCGCTGCACGTCCGCCGGCGCCATCGCCGGCATGATCGCAGGCTTTGGCGTCACGCTCTACTACCTGGCGATGACGCAATACGGCGGAATGCCGGAATGGTTTGGCGTGAAAAACATCTCGGCTGCCCTCTTCGGCCTGCCGGTCGGTTTCGTGGTAACCATCCTCATCAGCCTCGTCACGCCCGCGCCCTCGCGCGAGGTGCAGGCGCTGATCGACGACATCCGCAAGCCTTCGGGTGGGCCCGTGATGAAAGACGGTCCGCTGTGA
- a CDS encoding DUF4212 domain-containing protein, which translates to MTGRAKTPKRRHQPWWRRTVRLALIVMALWAVFGFAVHGFVVPLNTLTVAGFPLGFYMAAQGSLIAFVGLVFWFSARQDRIDREAGVAEPDVSGEEPPL; encoded by the coding sequence ATGACTGGACGCGCAAAGACACCGAAGCGCCGGCACCAGCCGTGGTGGCGCCGGACAGTGCGCCTTGCGCTGATCGTGATGGCGCTGTGGGCTGTCTTCGGTTTCGCGGTTCACGGCTTCGTCGTCCCGCTCAACACGCTCACGGTCGCCGGTTTCCCGCTCGGCTTCTACATGGCGGCGCAAGGCTCGCTGATCGCCTTCGTCGGCCTCGTCTTCTGGTTCAGCGCGCGTCAGGACCGCATCGACCGCGAGGCCGGCGTTGCCGAACCGGACGTCTCCGGCGAGGAGCCGCCGCTATGA
- a CDS encoding response regulator transcription factor, whose protein sequence is MSETTTYHFVIADDHPLFRGAMRQTLETVYPGAGISEVGSLEEAVADLDAHEEVDLLLLDLSMPGMRGFSGLMYLRAQYQGVPVVIVSATEDVSTIRRCMELGASGFIPKSLGIEVIRDAVASVMDGGTWTPPDVDLSSESNEIADMVQRLSSLTPQQVRVLMMLSEGLLNKQIAYELSVSEATVKAHVSAILQKLGVESRTQAVIAASKIEQGQWHTAIAR, encoded by the coding sequence GTGTCGGAAACCACAACCTATCATTTTGTTATTGCCGATGATCATCCATTGTTTCGCGGCGCGATGCGCCAGACACTTGAGACCGTTTATCCGGGAGCGGGTATTTCCGAGGTCGGATCCCTGGAGGAAGCGGTCGCCGATCTCGATGCCCACGAGGAGGTCGATCTTCTTCTTCTCGACCTGTCGATGCCGGGGATGCGCGGGTTCTCCGGCCTGATGTATTTGCGCGCGCAGTATCAGGGCGTGCCGGTGGTGATCGTCTCGGCAACCGAGGACGTCTCCACCATCCGCCGCTGCATGGAACTGGGTGCGTCCGGCTTTATTCCGAAATCCCTCGGCATCGAGGTGATCCGCGACGCGGTCGCCTCGGTCATGGACGGCGGAACCTGGACGCCACCGGACGTCGATCTGAGTTCGGAAAGCAACGAAATCGCCGACATGGTGCAGCGTCTGTCCAGCCTGACGCCGCAGCAGGTGCGTGTCCTGATGATGCTGTCGGAAGGCCTGTTGAACAAGCAGATCGCCTACGAACTCAGCGTGTCGGAGGCGACGGTGAAGGCGCATGTTTCCGCGATCCTGCAAAAGCTCGGCGTGGAAAGCCGGACGCAGGCGGTGATTGCCGCCTCCAAGATCGAGCAGGGACAGTGGCACACGGCGATCGCGCGCTGA
- a CDS encoding cytochrome P460 family protein: MHTSAKTALAAGVFALASGAAQAACDVDKPGYELTLQEAAQVYHCLEKELHAGYVQGDKRWIPSDFVTGYRGWKAASDFPAAPGFHGKRFLVTFVNPVGEAEYMQFKEENVTMPVGSVLAKESFTINDDGKVSKGPLFLMQKVAEGTSPATADWYYMAVMPGGAPMAVDVVSACSECHQGNFGQRDGMAYPIEEARAKP; encoded by the coding sequence ATGCACACATCGGCAAAGACGGCCCTGGCCGCAGGGGTATTCGCGCTCGCATCGGGAGCGGCGCAGGCCGCCTGCGACGTCGACAAGCCGGGCTACGAACTGACGCTTCAGGAAGCGGCGCAGGTCTATCACTGCCTCGAAAAGGAGCTGCACGCCGGCTACGTGCAAGGCGACAAGCGCTGGATCCCGAGCGACTTCGTCACCGGCTATCGCGGCTGGAAGGCAGCGAGCGACTTTCCGGCAGCACCCGGCTTTCACGGCAAGCGCTTTCTGGTGACTTTCGTCAATCCCGTCGGCGAAGCGGAATACATGCAGTTCAAGGAAGAGAACGTGACAATGCCTGTGGGCAGCGTTCTCGCCAAGGAATCCTTCACGATCAACGACGACGGCAAGGTCTCGAAAGGCCCGCTGTTCCTGATGCAGAAAGTGGCGGAAGGCACCTCGCCGGCAACCGCCGACTGGTACTACATGGCTGTCATGCCGGGCGGCGCTCCGATGGCGGTCGACGTCGTCTCCGCTTGCAGCGAGTGCCACCAGGGCAATTTCGGCCAGCGCGACGGCATGGCCTATCCGATCGAGGAAGCGCGCGCAAAACCCTGA